One region of Oncorhynchus keta strain PuntledgeMale-10-30-2019 chromosome 24, Oket_V2, whole genome shotgun sequence genomic DNA includes:
- the LOC118357509 gene encoding neurogenic differentiation factor 2-like: MPRRKSLFVPFISRDADTGADLKVQAHRIDGPHGALMQTSWIEERAERRGKCDPCAIVELRLPGLRYIEQDRSTIDRAQRRRRMAANSRERRRMLGLNVAFDRLRSVIPNLESDKKLSKSETLQMAQIYISTLSELLQDRPCGTDFSTTELESTEQVRTSPTGMPTVNDTAEDSTVELPGPGAYDTACRDSGNVMRAPCEDQKAELRGFMNLWERTSGTK, from the coding sequence ATGCCACGACGCAAAAGTCTCTTTGTGCCATTTATTTCCAGAGACGCAGACACTGGTGCGGATTTGAAAGTGCAAGCGCATCGTATAGACGGTCCACATGGAGCTCTTATGCAGACCAGTTGGATAGAAGAGAGGGCAGAGCGCAGGGGAAAGTGTGACCCGTGCGCTATTGTGGAGCTCAGATTGCCAGGGCTCAGATACATTGAGCAGGACCGGAGCACCATCGATAGAGCGCAAAGGCGTCGGCGTATGGCTGCAAACTCCCGCGAGAGGAGGAGGATGCTCGGGCTCAATGTCGCATTCGACCGCCTCAGGAGCGTCATCCCCAACCTGGAGAGCGACAAGAAGCTGTCCAAGTCAGAGACTCTTCAGATGGCGCAGATATATATATCGACGCTCAGCGAGTTGTTGCAGGACAGGCCCTGCGGCACGGATTTCAGCACCACTGAACTTGAGAGCACCGAGCAAGTGCGCACGTCCCCAACTGGCATGCCAACAGTGAACGATACAGCAGAAGACTCAACTGTTGAGCTACCTGGGCCAGGTGCATACGATACCGCATGTAGAGACAGTGGGAACGTGATGCGTGCGCCCTGCGAAGACCAGAAGGCAGAGCTTAGAGGGTTTATGAACCTGTGGGAGAGAACTAGTGGAACAAAATAA